In one window of Hevea brasiliensis isolate MT/VB/25A 57/8 chromosome 10, ASM3005281v1, whole genome shotgun sequence DNA:
- the LOC110642988 gene encoding protein CELLULOSE SYNTHASE INTERACTIVE 1 isoform X1, with protein MEKNVDGKPQDSEPPSPYSTMKMGLRDRSSSSMEDPDGILASVAQCIEKLRQSSSSVQEKEYSLGQLLELIETRENAFSAVGSHSQAVPVLVSLLRSGSLGVKIQAATVLGSLCKENELRVKVLLGGCIPPLLGLLKSSSAEGQIAAAKTIYAVSQGGARDHVGSKIFSTEGVVPVLWELLQKGLKTGNLVDNLLTGALKNLSSSTEGFWSATIQAGGVDILVKLLTTGQSGTQANVCFLLACMMMEDETICSKVLAAEATKQLLMLLGPGNEAPVRAEAAGALKSLSAQCKEARREIANSNGIPALINATIAPSKEFMQGEYAQALQENAMCALANISGGLSYVISSLGQSLESCSSPAQTADTLGALASALMIYDSNAESTRASDPVVIEQTLVKQFKPHLPFLVQECTIEALASLYGNAILSIKLANSEAKQLLVGLITMATNEVQDELIRALLTLCNSEGSLWHALQGREGVQLLISLLGLSSEQQQECAVALLCLLSNENDESKWAITAAGGIPPLVQILETGSAKAKEDSATILRNLCNHSEDIRACVESADAVPALLWLLKNGSPNGKEIAAKTLNHLIRKSDMATISQLTALLTSDLPESKVYVLDALRSMLSVVSLSDILREGSAANDAIETMIKLLSSTKEETQAKSSSALAGIFEVRKDLRESGIAVKTLLSVMKLLNVESENILVESSHCLAAIFLSIKENRDVAAVARDALSSLVTLANSSALEVAEQATCALANLILDGEASEKAIPEDIILPATRVLHEGTESGKTHAAAAIARLLHSRRIDYAITDCVNRAGTVLALISFLESANGGSVATSEALNALAILSRSEGGNRNIKPAWAVLAEFPRSITPIVSSIADATPLLQDKAIEIVSRLCRDQPVVLGDTVVTASGCISAVTRRMINSTNQKVKIGGAALLICAAKVSHHRLVEDLNQSNSCTYVIQSLVVMLNSAETSPLVTQSNDDKEAISIYRHAKEEAGNGECNTGTALIYGYNLAIWLLSVLACHDEKTKTVIMEAGAVEVLTDRISHCFLQYSQIDFSEDSSIWICALLLAILFQDRDIIRAHATMKSIPVLANLLKSEEAANRYFAAQAIASLVCNGSRGTLLSVANSGAAGGLISLLGCADVDISDLLELSEEFALVRYPDQVALERLFRVEDIRVGATSRKSIPALVDLLKPIPDRPGAPFLALGLLTQLAKDCPPNKIVMVESGALEALTKYLSLGPQDATEEAATDLLGILFSSAEIRRHESAFGAVSQLVAVLRLGGRGARYSAAKALESLFSTDHIRNADSCRQAVQPLVEILNTGLEKEQHAAIAALVRLLSENPSRALAVADVEMNAVDVLCRILSSNCSMELKGDAAELCGVLFGNTRIRSTMAAARCVEPLVSLLVTEFSSAQHSVVRALDKLVDDEQLAELVAAHGAVIPLVGLLYGRNYMLHEAISRALVKLGKDRPACKMEMVKAGVIEGILDILHEAPDFLCASFAELLRILTNNASIAKGASAAKVVEPLFLLLTRPEFGPEGQHSALQVLVNILEHPQCRTDYNLTSHQAIEPLIPLLDSPAPAVQQLAAELLSHLLLEEHLQKDPVTQQVIGPLIRVLASGIHILQQRAVKALVSISLTWPNEIVKEGGVNELSKVILQADPSLPHVLWESAASVLASILQFSSEFYLEVPIAVLVRLLRSGLESTIIGTLNALLVLESDDGTSAEAMAESGAIEALLELLRSHQCEETAARLLEVLLNNVKIRESKATKSAILPLSQYLLDPQTQAQQARLLATLALGDLFQNEGLARSTDAVSACRALVNVLEEQPTEEMKVVAICALQNLVMYSRSNKRAVAEAGGVQVVLDFIGSSDPDTSVQAAMFVKLLFSNHTIQEYASSETVRAITAAIEKDLWATGSVNEEYLKALNSLFSNFPRLRATEPATLSIPHLVTSLKTGSEATQEAALDSLFLLRQAWSACPAEVSRAQSLAAADAIPLLQYLIQSGPPRFQEKTEFLLQCLPGTLVVIIKRGNNMKQSVGNPSVYCKLTLGNTPPRQTKVVSTGPYPEWDEDFSWSFESPPKGQKLHISCKNKSKMGKSSFGKVTIQIDRVVMLGAVAGEYTLLPESKSGPSRNLEIEFQWSNKPTNNDAATN; from the exons AGACCGTAGTAGTAGTAGCATGGAGGATCCAGATGGGATATTAGCAAGTGTTGCACAATGCATTGAAAAGTTGCGGCAGAGTTCCTCGTCTGTACAAGAGAAAGAGTATTCCTTGGGGCAGTTGCTAGAACTTATTGAAACACGGGAAAATGCTTTCAGTGCTGTTGGATCTCACTCTCAAGCAGTTCCAGTGCTTGTTTCTCTTCTCCGATCAGGATCACTTGGGGTGAAGATACAGGCTGCTACTGTTTTAGGATCTCTGTGCAAGGAGAATGAGCTAAGGGTAAAAGTCTTGCTTGGAGGATGCATTCCACCATTACTTGGTCTCCTCAAGTCAAGCTCTGCAGAAGGTCAAATTGCAGCGGCAAAGACGATATATGCTGTTTCTCAGGGTGGTGCTAGAGATCATGTTGGATCAAAAATTTTTTCAACTGAAGGAGTTGTGCCAGTGCTCTGGGAGCTGCTTCAGAAAGGGCTCAAGACTGGCAACTTGGTTGATAACTTGTTGACTGGAGCACTAAAAAACCTCTCTAGCAGCACTGAGGGATTTTGGTCTGCAACAATACAGGCTGGCGGAGTAGATATACTTGTGAAGTTGCTCACAACTGGACAGTCAGGAACTCAAGCCAATGTCTGCTTTCTTCTTGCTTGTATGATGATGGAGGATGAAACTATTTGTTCTAAGGTATTGGCAGCAGAGGCCACTAAACAACTGCTTATGCTATTAGGACCTGGAAATGAAGCTCCTGTTAGAGCAGAAGCTGCAGGTGCTCTTAAGTCTCTTTCTGCTCAATGTAAAGAAGCAAGACGAGAGATAGCTAATTCTAATGGTATTCCTGCCTTGATAAATGCCACAATAGCTCCCTCAAAAGAATTCATGCAGGGTGAGTATGCCCAAGCCTTACAGGAGAATGCCATGTGTGCTCTTGCAAACATTTCAGGCGGTTTATCATATGTAATCTCAAGCCTTGGTCAAAGCCTTGAATCATGTTCTTCACCTGCCCAGACTGCTGACACCTTAGGGGCTTTAGCTTCAGCTTTGATGATATATGATAGCAATGCTGAATCTACAAGGGCGTCAGATCCTGTGGTTATTGAGCAGACTTTGGTTAAACAGTTCAAGCCTCATTTACCATTTCTTGTTCAGGAATGTACTATTGAAGCATTAGCCAGTTTGTATGGAAATGCCATACTTTCCATTAAACTTGCAAATTCTGAAGCAAAACAATTGCTTGTTGGTTTGATCACAATGGCGACTAATGAAGTTCAGGATGAGCTTATAAGAGCACTCCTCACACTTTGCAACAGTGAGGGCAGCCTGTGGCATGCACTTCAAGGCCGTGAAGGTGTTCAGCTATTGATATCACTTCTTGGGCTTTCATCAGAGCAACAGCAAGAATGTGCGGTTGCATTGCTTTGCCTTCTATCTAATGAAAATGATGAAAGTAAGTGGGCCATCACTGCTGCTGGTGGTATTCCTCCTCTGGTTCAAATTCTAGAGACAGGTTCTGCTAAAGCCAAGGAAGATTCTGCGACAATCCTTAGGAACCTATGCAATCACAGCGAAGACATACGTGCATGTGTTGAAAGTGCTGATGCTGTTCCTGCATTATTGTGGCTACTCAAGAATGGGAGCCCCAATGGGAAGGAAATAGCAGCAAAGACTTTAAATCATTTAATCCGTAAATCTGACATGGCAACTATCAGCCAGCTCACTGCATTGTTAACCAGCGATCTGCCTGAATCAAAAGTGTATGTTCTGGATGCTCTAAGAAGTATGCTGTCTGTGGTTTCCTTGAGTGATATATTACGGGAAGGTAGTGCTGCAAATGATGCAATAGAGACAATGATTAAGTTATTGAGCTCTACTAAAGAAGAGACTCAGGCAAAATCATCCTCAGCTTTGGCTGGAATTTTTGAAGTCAGGAAGGACTTGCGTGAGAGTGGTATTGCTGTTAAAACTCTTTTGTCAGTGATGAAATTGCTAAATGTTGAATCTGAAAACATCTTAGTAGAGTCATCTCATTGCCTTGCTGCCATATTTTTGTCAATTAAAGAGAACCGAGATGTGGCTGCTGTTGCTCGAGATGCATTGTCTTCCTTAGTTACGCTTGCCAACTCTTCAGCTTTGGAAGTTGCAGAGCAGGCAACATGTGCACTGGCAAATCTTATTTTGGATGGTGAAGCTTCAGAGAAAGCAATTCCTGAAGATATTATTCTGCCTGCAACTAGAGTTTTGCATGAGGGCACAGAGTCTGGAAAGACTCATGCAGCGGCAGCAATTGCTCGTCTGCTCCATTCTCGCAGAATTGATTATGCCATAACTGATTGTGTTAATCGGGCTGGAACGGTCCTTgcattaatttcatttttagaatCTGCTAATGGTGGATCTGTTGCCACATCAGAGGCACTAAATGCACTAGCTATTCTGTCAAGGTCAGAAGGGGGCAATAGGAACATTAAACCAGCATGGGCGGTTTTAGCCGAATTCCCAAGAAGTATAACCCCAATAGTTTCATCCATTGCAGATGCAACACCCCTGTTGCAGGATAAAGCTATTGAAATAGTGTCTCGACTCTGTCGAGATCAGCCTGTTGTTTTAGGAGACACAGTTGTTACTGCCTCCGGATGTATATCAGCAGTTACTAGAAGGATGATCAATTCCACAAACCAAAAGGTCAAAATTGGCGGAGCTGCACTTCTTATTTGTGCTGCGAAAGTTAGTCATCATAGATTGGTGGAGGATCTTAATCAATCAAATTCATGTACCTATGTTATTCAATCACTTGTTGTAATGCTTAATTCTGCAGAGACTTCTCCTTTGGTAACTCAAAGTAATGATGACAAGGAGGCCATTAGCATATACAGGCATGCTAAAGAAGAAGCTGGAAATGGTGAATGCAATACTGGAACAGCTCTAATTTATGGTTATAACTTAGCTATTTGGCTACTCTCTGTACTTGCTTGTCATGATGAGAAAACTAAAACTGTGATAATGGAGGCCGGAGCAGTTGAAGTCCTCACAGACAGAATATCACATTGTTTTTTGCAATATAGTCAG ATTGATTTTAGTGAAGATAGCAGCATATGGATTTGTGCTTTATTGCTTGCAATTCTGTTTCAAGATAGAGATATCATTCGAGCGCATGCAACCATGAAATCTATACCAGTACTTGCAAATTTGTTGAAGTCAGAGGAGGCTGCAAACAGATATTTTGCTGCTCAAGCAATTGCAAGTCTAGTCTGTAATGGTAGTAGGGGGACTCTTCTGTCTGTTGCCAATTCAGGGGCAGCAGGTGGTCTTATCTCTTTACTTGGCTGTGCTGATGTTGATATATCTGACCTCCTGGAATTATCGGAGGAGTTTGCTTTGGTGCGTTATCCAGACCAAGTTGCTCTTGAGAGGTTGTTCAGGGTTGAAGACATAAGGGTTGGAGCTACTTCTCGAAAATCCATACCTGCCCTTGTTGATCTACTCAAACCAATTCCAGACCGCCCTGGAGCACCTTTTCTAGCTTTAGGGCTTCTGACCCAGCTTGCAAAAGATTGTCCACCAAATAAGATTGTAATGGTAGAATCTGGGGCTTTGGAAGCATTGACAAAGTATCTTTCACTCGGTCCCCAAGATGCAACCGAAGAAGCTGCAACTGATCTGTTAGGGATCCTATTTAGCAGTGCTGAAATTCGGAGACATGAATCTGCATTTGGTGCTGTTAGTCAACTTGTGGCAGTCTTACGTTTGGGTGGAAGAGGTGCTAGGTATAGTGCTGCTAAAGCATTGGAAAGCCTGTTTTCTACTGATCATATCAGGAATGCAGATAGTTGCAGGCAAGCTGTCCAACCCTTGGTGGAGATCCTTAATACTGGTTTGGAGAAAGAACAGCATGCTGCTATTGCTGCATTGGTTAGGTTATTGAGTGAAAACCCATCACGAGCCCTTGCGGTAGCAGATGTTGAGATGAATGCAGTTGATGTTCTTTGCAGGATCCTCTCCTCAAATTGTTCAATGGAGCTGAAAGGGGATGCTGCAGAGTTATGTGGTGTTCTTTTTGGAAATACACGAATCAGGTCCACGATGGCTGCAGCACGCTGTGTTGAGCCTCTAGTTTCTCTCCTTGTTACTGAGTTTAGTTCTGCTCAGCATTCAGTTGTCCGTGCACTGGACAAACTTGTTGATGATGAGCAACTAGCAGAACTAGTTGCTGCACATGGTGCAGTTATTCCTCTTGTTGGCCTACTCTATGGTAGGAATTACATGCTTCACGAGGCTATTTCTAGAGCATTAGTGAAGTTGGGGAAAGACAGGCCTGCTTGTAAAATGGAAATGGTAAAAGCTGGAGTAATTGAAGGCATACTTGATATTCTGCATGAAGCACCAGATTTTCTGTGTGCTTCATTTGCAGAATTGCTAAGAATATTGACCAATAATGCTAGCATTGCTAAGGGAGCATCTGCTGCAAAGGTGGTTGAGCCTCTTTTCCTGCTGCTAACAAGACCAGAATTTGGGCCTGAGGGACAACATAGTGCATTACAGGTTCTAGTGAACATTCTGGAGCATCCACAATGTCGTACTGACTACAACCTCACCTCTCACCAAGCTATCGAACCACTTATCCCCTTGCTTGATTCTCCGGCTCCAGCAGTTCAACAGTTGGCAGCAGAGCTTCTATCACATCTACTCCTAGAAGAACATCTTCAGAAGGATCCAGTGACACAGCAAGTAATTGGTCCCCTCATACGAGTTCTGGCTTCTGGCATACACATCTTGCAGCAGAGAGCTGTCAAGGCTCTTGTTAGCATTTCACTCACATGGCcaaatgaaattgtgaaagaaggaGGTGTGAATGAGCTATCCAAAGTAATATTGCAAGCTGATCCTTCTCTTCCCCATGTCTTGTGGGAATCTGCTGCTTCCGTATTGGCTAGCATTCTGCAATTTAGTTCTGAATTTTATTTGGAAGTGCCTATTGCTGTGTTGGTAAGGTTGCTTCGTTCTGGCTTAGAAAGCACAATAATTGGCACACTAAATGCCCTTCTGGTGTTAGAAAGTGATGATGGAACTAGTGCTGAAGCAATGGCTGAAAGTGGTGCCATAGAAGCCCTTTTGGAACTTCTCAGAAGTCATCAGTGTGAGGAAACAGCTGCAAGGCTACTGGAAGTATTGCTCAACAATGTGAAAATCAGAGAATCAAAAGCTACTAAATCTGCAATCTTGCCCTTATCCCAGTACTTATTGGATCCACAAACTCAAGCCCAGCAGGCGAGGCTACTGGCAACTTTGGCACTTGGAGATCTATTCCAAAATGAGGGCTTGGCTCGAAGTACTGATGCAGTTTCAGCTTGTCGGGCTCTAGTCAATGTGCTTGAAGAGCAGCCTACAGAAGAAATGAAAGTCGTGGCTATATGTGCTTTGCAGAACCTTGTTATGTACAGCCGGTCTAACAAAAGAGCAGTTGCAGAAGCTGGTGGTGTTCAGGTTGTATTGGATTTTATTGGTTCGAGCGATCCAGATACATCTGTCCAGGCTGCAATGTTTGTTAAACTTCTATTCTCCAATCACACCATTCAAGAGTATGCGTCTAGTGAAACAGTCAGAGCTATAACTG CTGCTATTGAAAAAGATTTATGGGCCACTGGATCTGTGAATGAGGAGTATCTAAAAGCTCTAAATTCTCTCTTCAGCAACTTCCCACGCCTCAGAGCCACTGAGCCTGCAACACTCAGTATACCTCATTTGGTTACATCCCTCAAGACAGGTTCAGAAGCAACTCAAGAAGCTGCCTTGGATTCACTTTTTCTTCTGAGGCAAGCTTGGTCAGCATGCCCAGCTGAAGTTTCAAGAGCTCAATCCCTTGCTGCTGCAGATGCTATCCCCTTGTTGCAATACTTAATTCAGTCTGGCCCACCCCGATTTCAGGAGAAGACTGAATTCTTACTGCAGTGTTTGCCTGGTACATTGGTAGTTATTATCAAGCGTGGAAATAACATGAAGCAGTCAGTTGGAAACCCAAGTGTATATTGCAAACTGACACTCGGCAACACTCCTCCAAGACAAACAAAG GTTGTTTCAACTGGCCCTTATCCAGAGTGGGATGAGGACTTTTCATGGTCCTTCGAGAGTCCGCCAAAAGGCCAGAAGCTTCATATTTCTTGCAAAAATAAGAGCAAAATGGGGAAG AGTTCTTTTGGAAAAGTGACAATCCAGATTGATCGGGTCGTAATGCTAGGAGCAGTTGCTGGGGAGTATACTTTGTTGCCAGAAAGCAAAAGTGGGCCCTCAaggaatttggaaatagaattccAGTGGTCCAACAAACCCACTAACAATGATGCAGCCACAAATTGA